In one window of Nocardiopsis aegyptia DNA:
- a CDS encoding LacI family DNA-binding transcriptional regulator — MSTRRTDGSGTGRRDRRPTIVDVAAEAGVSKSLVSLALRGDDRVGEAARERILTAAERLGYRSNTLARSLVQGRTMILGVLLTDLANPYHTEVVAGVEESADAEGFTVLLAHGQRDRHRLGRQLESLLQLNVDGVVVISSWLEPDALTEAARRAPVVMVGRPTAFSPGVDTVANDDEAGARAAVLHLAELGHERIAHLSGTGRPASRARGEGYRATMRELGLGGRAVVRPIGDDPHQRARAAAELLESARPSAVLAVNDLAALALLDQAHASRVPVPEGLSVVGYDNTALAETVRPRLTSVDQPRLVMGRLAVRLLLERMGGRTGDRHEVLAPRLVVRASTGPASTGPLAAAPDTAAQGRADGSGPQA; from the coding sequence GTGAGCACACGACGGACGGACGGATCCGGGACCGGGCGGCGGGACAGGCGGCCCACGATCGTGGACGTCGCGGCGGAGGCGGGGGTGTCCAAGTCCCTGGTGTCCCTGGCTCTGCGCGGCGACGACAGGGTCGGCGAGGCGGCGCGCGAGCGCATCCTGACGGCCGCCGAGCGCCTGGGCTACCGCTCCAACACGCTGGCCCGCAGCCTGGTGCAGGGGCGCACCATGATCCTGGGGGTCCTGCTCACCGACCTGGCCAACCCCTACCACACGGAGGTCGTGGCGGGAGTCGAGGAGTCCGCCGATGCCGAGGGCTTCACCGTGCTGCTCGCCCACGGGCAGCGGGACCGGCACCGGCTGGGGCGGCAGCTGGAGTCCCTGCTCCAGCTCAACGTGGACGGTGTGGTGGTGATCAGCTCCTGGCTGGAGCCGGACGCGCTGACCGAGGCCGCGCGGCGCGCCCCCGTGGTGATGGTGGGGCGCCCCACCGCCTTCTCCCCCGGGGTGGACACCGTCGCCAACGACGACGAGGCCGGCGCCCGGGCCGCCGTCCTGCACCTGGCGGAGCTGGGCCACGAGCGGATCGCCCACCTGTCCGGGACCGGACGCCCCGCCTCACGCGCACGTGGTGAGGGCTACCGCGCCACCATGCGCGAACTCGGCCTGGGCGGGCGCGCCGTGGTCCGCCCGATCGGCGACGACCCGCACCAGCGCGCCCGGGCGGCGGCGGAGCTGCTGGAGTCGGCCCGGCCCAGCGCGGTGCTCGCCGTCAACGATCTGGCCGCCCTGGCCCTGCTGGACCAGGCGCACGCCTCCCGCGTGCCCGTCCCGGAGGGCCTGTCCGTGGTCGGCTACGACAACACCGCCCTCGCCGAGACCGTGCGCCCCCGCCTGACCAGCGTGGACCAGCCCCGGCTGGTGATGGGCCGGCTCGCCGTCCGCCTGCTCCTGGAGCGGATGGGCGGCCGTACCGGGGACCGGCACGAAGTCCTCGCCCCCCGCCTGGTCGTGCGCGCGTCCACCGGCCCCGCTTCCACCGGCCCCCTGGCCGCCGCCCCGGACACGGCGGCACAGGGACGGGCCGACGGTTCCGGCCCTCAGGCCTGA